TGACATGGTGAGTACTGCCCCTTTATGGGTTTGCAGGAGTTCATTTGAATAATACCTATATTTCTGAGTGCATCTAAGGGTAGGTGTAGCTGGAATGttatttatggttttatttcGTACAAAGCAACTTCATGTGTGAGGAAGACAAATTATAAGGTGTAAGTTTTCCTAAATAGTTTACCAGACATGTGGTCTGGCTCTGGATAATGTCAGGGCGAATTACAGTAATATCACTGTGGGAAGATGCTAAGCAAGCTTCTTGATGTACAGCTGCCTTACATTATgtgcctcaagctgcaccaggggaggtttagcctgggtattaggaaaaatatcttGACTGAAAcagtgatcaggcattggaacaggctgcccagggaagtggtaggatcaccatccctggaagtgttcaaaaactgtgtagatgaggccctcagtgacatggtttagtggtggacttggcagtcctggggtaaaggttggacttgatgatcttcaaggtcctttccaacctagctgatgtGATGATTCTATGCCTGTAAGGTAGGAGGATTTGACACACTCTGTGTTTTCATCCGTTCTTGAACACAAACATAACACAATGTAAGAATGTAAGTTCTGTGCGAGAGTGAAGATGTGCCTTAcccattttctctttcacaaaGGCCAGGAACACACCCTTGGAGAAAGAAGGCGGGTGGTGGAGAGGGGGGAGATGAGAcaggagagaaacaaaaccaaacacaatcccaaaagcaaacaaacaaaagcagacagTTCTGGCCTTTCTGTATATTTCATGAACTTAGTTATTAGTTAGTCATTAACTTAgtccttagttactgaactgctTAAACAGTTGCATTCACTCAATTCTGTTCAAACAGTCTGAAGAGGAAGACACAGCCCAGAAGATTAAATATAGGGATGAACAGTCCTTGAAAAAAGATGATGCCAACCTAGCTTCAGCAAGCACAGAGCCCCCTAAGACCTCTCACACTGAAACTGTGCCTCTCCAGCCCAGCAGTATTTTGACTAGAGAAGAAGCAAACCACCCTCAAGAGAAAAACTCTACTTTACATGCAccagaggaggaaaataaagccCACACTGCCCCATCTGAGGGCAGGTCGTTACACCAAGCCCGTAAGGGAGAGCCTGTAACTCTCAGTAGCAGGCGTGATGTCTGGGTGCAGACGGAAGGCTCTGTGACACAAGTAGATAAGGTGGATGCTGCCACCCAGTGTGGCCCTATGCCCGTGTGCAGCTGTGGGCACTTCCTCCCCTCGGCCGCGAGCACCGCTGGAGGGCACAAAATGCCAGcgcaggaggagctgcagcctCCGGGCTCCGGTACCGCGGCAGCACCCGCCGCGTTTTCTCCTGAAACCGAGTATCTGAGTTTAGCTGGCAGAACGACTCTAGAGGTGCTGAACTACATCGATATaatgaaggagagagaaaagcagtgaCCAGCTAGGACAGCGCGTAAGGAATACAGAAGTTTTGTCCTGTTCTCAGTGTGCTTCATTTAATTGGCTTATTTGGATTTTTCTATCCTGTTTggacaaagtattttttttttttttgctgtttgtttgctttgtattATTATGAACTATGGATTTCTATCTACCTCCTGCTATCTTTAACTATGAATTTCTATAGATCTCCAACTATTAACACAGGATTTTACAATAGCTTAGTAAATATAACCCTAGGAATTATCTTGGCTTCCCCACCATGTATCTGTAGGATTCTGTAGTTTCGGATTGAGTTTGCTTCTCTTGAAGGAAGCGGAAAGGTTCTGTTTCACTTCAGAACATATTTACTTGATGTGGCTCTTAGTTCAGAACTATTGTCAGAT
The sequence above is a segment of the Lathamus discolor isolate bLatDis1 chromosome 1, bLatDis1.hap1, whole genome shotgun sequence genome. Coding sequences within it:
- the REDIC1 gene encoding regulator of DNA class I crossover intermediates 1, translating into MNWVGGSRSRIILKQERRKQKEFFEKKKLKSKMKLLRVSSPKSSAVSLDLLNLYVVNQISTKKDNSETSAYHHDQWINLQESVQNYSRQKSDDESVGESAWRQNQLFGFEEFTSAQEKEFRVNSSLRQMKKDVESSLSSQSPIYSPRQTESCFSSSPDMSEEEDTAQKIKYRDEQSLKKDDANLASASTEPPKTSHTETVPLQPSSILTREEANHPQEKNSTLHAPEEENKAHTAPSEGRSLHQARKGEPVTLSSRRDVWVQTEGSVTQVDKVDAATQCGPMPVCSCGHFLPSAASTAGGHKMPAQEELQPPGSGTAAAPAAFSPETEYLSLAGRTTLEVLNYIDIMKEREKQ